Genomic window (Rathayibacter sp. VKM Ac-2760):
CCGCCACGGTCGAGGACGGCCTGCACGTGCCCCGCGACCTCGGCGCGACCGGCCGCTTCACGCCCGGCACCGTCGTCTCCGCCGACGCCGGCGAGACCCTCGTGCTGCCGAGCTACGTCGTCCCGCTCGGAGCGACGATCAGCGGCCACGTGGTGACCGATGACGGCGCCCCGGTCCCGGTCTCCGCCTACCAGGGCCCCCTCGTCGGCTACACCGACTCCGTCACGGACGGGAACGGGGACTACACCGTCCGCGGACTCGACCCCGACCTGGGCACCTCCTTCACCGTCGCGTTCGGCTCCGACGGAGACGGCGGCGCGCAGGAGTGGTGGCGCGACAGCCCGACCCAGGACGGCGCGGAGCCCATCGTCATCACGAGCCTCGACCAGGCCGTCACCGGCATCGACGCGGACCTGCGCACCCCGCGCGCGAACCCGCTCGACGCCGCCCCCTGCCTCGATCGCTCGACGCTCACCCTCGCGAAGGCGACCGCCGCCGCCCGCGCGTATCTCCGCAGCCACCCGGACCTCGACGCCCTGTCGACCCTCACCCGCGCCGACGTGAAGCAGTACCTCGCGCGCTGCGCGTGACGGTCGGCTCGGATCGGCGCCAGCCCTCGGCCGCGCGGTGATCGAGGGGCTTGGATGAGGACATGCAGACACTCCTCCCCGCCGACGATGCGCAGCCGTGGGCGGTCACCGGCGGGGTCGGCCCCGACGAGGACGTGACGATCGCCATCGATCGCGGGCCGGACATCGCCCGCTGCTCGGTCCGCACCCTGACGCGCCCCAGGATCCGCCTGGGCCCTCGCGGCAGCGTGCACGGAGTGGCGACGGATGCGGTGGCGATCGCCGCCCTCGCCGCCGGCTGCCTCCTCCTCGACGTCGTCCCCGCCGGACTCCCGCACGACGAGCTGGTCGCCGCGATGAAGGACGCCGACGCCCGGTCGCTCGCCCTCGCCCGGGACCGAGCGGCGTGGTCCGTCACCGCGCTGCCCCTCGACGGGATCGACTACGCCCTCTTCACCCGGAGCATCCCCGAGGGGACACTCGCCCACGCCGACCTCGGCCGGACCACGATCGCGATGTGGAGCCGGGGTCCGCTCTTCGACGGCCCCTTCCGCCTCGCGGACATCGACCCGAGCGAGCACCTGCCCGGTCGCTGACCGGGCCCTCGGGAGGGGCGGCGCCACCGACAGGATCGGCCGGGCAGCGGGTCGGCGAGCGGGCGTCAGGTCGTCGCCGGCCAGCGGGGGTCGAGGCGGTAGTCCTCGATCCGCCTGTCCAGGGCGGCGCGGACCTGGCCGGGGGCGTCGTCGCCGACCAGCAGGCGGAGCCGGTGGTCGGCGGGATCGGCGACGTGCGCGAGGACGGCGGCCGCGATCGTGGCGGGGGAGGCACCGCCGCCGGTCCCGTCGGACGGCCACGGCACCTCGGCGGTTCCGAAGAGACCGGCCCGGAGCTCGTCGTACTCGGGAACGGGCGTCGCGAAGCGCATGCTGCCGGCCGCCCACTCGGTGTCGATCGCGCCGGGTTCGACGATCGTGGTGCGCACGCCGAACGCGGCGACCTCCGCCGCCATCGCCTCCGTCCACCCCTCGAGACCCCACTTCGCCGCGTTGTAGAGACCGAGCATCGGCACGGTGCCGACGGCCCCGACCGTCGAGATCTGGACGATGTGCCCTCCTCCCTGACTCCGCATCACGGGCACCGCCGCCTGCGAGAGCCAGAGCGGGCCGAGAAGATCGGTGTCGAGAAGATCCCGCACCTCGCCCTCCGCCACTTCTTCGGCGGCGCCGACGAGGCCGTAGCCGGCGTTGTTGACCAGCACGTCCAGCCGCCCGAGCCGAGCGACCACCGCGGCGACGGCGGCCCTCGCCGCCGCCCGGTCGCGGACGTCGAGACGCAGGACGTGCAGCCGCTCGTGCACCGGGAGAGCGTGCTCCCCGCGCACGGTCGCGACGACGGCGTGCCCCTCCGCCAGTGCGGCGAGGGTGAGGGCGCGGCCGAGACCGCGACCGGCTCCGGTGATCATCCAGACCTGTCGAGCGTTCATGCGGCTCACCCTACACAGAATGAGACGGAGCGTCTCGTTTCATGAGAGGATCGGGGCATGGCCAGCACGCGGACGCGGACACGGGTGCACGACGCGGTGCTCGCGCTCGTCGCCGACGTCGGATTCACCGGACTGACGATGGAGGGCATCGCCGGCCGCGCGGGCGTGGGCAAGCAGACGCTCTACCGGACCTGGCCGTCGACGGCGGCGATCGTGTTCGACGCCCTGCTCGCGCGGAGCGAGACGCCGGAGGGCGTGGTCGCCGTGCCGGACAGCGGCGACCTGAGGTCCGACCTCCTCCTCCTGGTGCAGGAGACGGTCGCGGAGCTGACCGCTCCCGGCACCGAACCGCTGCTGCGGGCGGTCACCGCGGCGATCCAGACCGACGTCGGCCTCGCCCGCCAATACCGCGAGCGACTGCTCGAGCCCCAGACGGCCGCCGTCGCTCAGCGCTTCGAGCGCGGCGGCGCCCCCGATCCGGTCGCGGCGGCCGAGCTGCTTCTCGGTCCAGTCCTGCATCGCTGGCTGCTCCGCAGCGGCGCCTTCACACCGGAGTGGGCGGAGGGCCACGTCGACCGGGTGCTGCTCGGCGTCCGGCCCGGCGGTACTGTTCCCGCATGATCTCCCCCGAGCACTTCCTGGCGTTCGCTCTCGCCTCGGTGGCCCTGATCGTCATCCCCGGGCCGAGCGTCCTCTTCACGATCAGCCGGTCGATCGCCTACGGCCGCCGGGCGGGCGTGCTGAGCCTGGTCGGCAACGCGCTCGGGATCATGCCCGCGATCCTCGCCGTCGCCTTCGGGATCGGCGCCGTCGTCGCGGCCTCGGTCGTCGCGTTCACCGTGCTCAAGCTCGCGGGAGCCGCTTACCTCGTCTGGCTCGGAGTGCAGGCGATCCGCCACCGGCACGCGCGCGCCGGCACGTCCGCCACCGCCCCGGCGTCCTCCTGGACGCTCCTGCGCCAGGGCTTCGTCGTCGGGCTCACCAACCCGAAGACCATCGCCTTCTTCGTCGCCGTCCTCCCCCAGTTCGTCGACCCGGCCGCCGGCCCCGTCTGGGCGCAGCTGCTGCTGCTCGGCTTCACCTTCCAGGGCCTGGCCCTGCTCTGCGACAGCGTGTGGGCCCTCGCTGCGGGCACCGCGCGCTCGTGGTTCGCGTCGTCACCGAAGCGGCTGTCCACCCTCACCGGCACCGGCGGCGTCCTGATGATCGGCCTCGGCGGCACCCTCGCCCTCACCGGCTCGAAGAGCTGATCGCCGGAGCCGAGCCAGGATTGCGGCGTGCGGGCGGGGCGTCGGAGCGGCCCCGGTGCGGGTGTGGGTCTCGAGCACCTCGAACCCCGCCGCCTCGAGCTCGCGCGCGAGCAGATCGGGCGGCCAGCGGTAGGCGGTGACGACCGCGTGGTCGAACGGCTCGAGGTCGCGGCCGAGGAAGAAGCCGACGAGGAGCCGGCCGTCCGGCCGGAGCACCCGCGCGAACTCGTCGAGGGCACGGCGGAGCGTCCCCGGCTCGTGGTGGACGAGGGAGTACCAGGCCAGGACTCCCCCGTACGTGCCGTCGGGGTCGGTCAGAGCATCGAGGTCGCCGACCGCGAACGGCACGCCGGGGTGCACGGCGCGAGCGTGATCGACGAAGGCGCCGACCCGATCGACGCCGCGGGCGTCGTGGCCGCGCTCGGCGAGGTGGGCGGTCCAGTGCCCGGGCCCGCAGCCGGCGTCGAGCAGCGGGCCGTCGACCGTCGCGGCCCACGCCGTCACCAGGCGCTCGTCGGACGGATGCACCGCCGCCATCGACCCCAGCTGCGCCGCGTACTCCGCAGCCCGGCGACCGTACGCTCCCGCCACGTCCGATGCCACGCGGCAAGCCTAGGCTCACGGCGAGCCGGGCCGACCCGCGAAATGTGCCACAGCCTGTGGCACATCTGCCGTCAGCTCCGGTGCGTCGTGATCGAGCTGAAGGAGGGCGCGTTCGAGCCGTCCTTCACCGGGGGGCTCGGCCCTCCCTCGCCGATGGAGCAGCCCGCGGCCCCTTGCAGATCAGCTGGCCCGCGGCCTCTTGCTGATCGAGTAGCCCGCGGAGCGGGCGTATCGAGATCCCGCACGCCTGGACACGTGGGTCTCGATACGCCCCTCCGGGGCAACTCGACCAGCAGGCAGGCGCGCGGCGCGACCCCCTCGACGCGCCCGCCCCGATGTGAGGTGATGGACCCGGTGCACGACGACGTCCCTCCGGCTCCGGAGCGGAGCGCGCACCCCACTCGGAAAGGTCGGGTCCGCCGTGTCCCTCAGCGTGCTGTTCCTCGGAGGAACGGGCATCATCAGCTCGGAGGGCGTGCGCCGCGCCCTCGCCGTCGGGCACGACGTGACCGTGCTCAATCGCGGGCGCACCTCGATCCGCCCTCTGCCCGAGGGCGTCCGGACGCTGACCGCCGACGTCCGCGACGCCGACGCCGTGCGAGTGGCCCTCGGCGACGAGCGGTTCGACGCGGTCGTCGAGTTCGCCGCGTTCACCCCGGAGCACGTGCAGCAGGACATCGACCTGTTCGCCGGCCGCACCGGCCAGTACGTCTTCATCAGCTCGGCCTCGGCCTACCAGAAGCCGCCGTCGCACCTGCCGGTGACGGAGTCGACCCCGCTGCGGAACCCGTACTGGACCTACTCGCAGGACAAGATCGCCTGCGAGGACCTGCTGGTCGCCGAGTACCGGCGCACCGGCTTCCCGGTGACGATCGTCCGGCCCTCGCACACCTACGACCGCACGGCGCTGCCGGTCGACGGCGGCTGGACGGTGATCGACCGGATGCGGCGCGGGCTCGAGGTGGTCGTGCCCGGTGACGGCACCTCGCTCTGGGCGCTCACGCACAGCAGCGACGTCGCGGTCGGACTCGTCGGGCTGCTCGGCGCGACCGCGGCGATCGGCGAGGCCTTCCACATCACGGGCGACGAGACGCCCACCTGGGACCGCATCCACCACGACCTCGCCGCCGCCGCCGGCGCGGACGCGCGCATCGTGCACATCGCTTCCGACGCGATCGCGGCCGCCGACCCGGAGCTCGGCGCGGGCATCATCGGCGACAAGGCCCACTCGATGGTGTTCGACAACACCAAGATCCGGAGTCTCGTGCCCGCCTTCTCGCCGGTCGTGCGCTTCAGCGACGGCGCCCGCGAGATCGTCGCCTGGTACGACGCCGACGCGTCGCGCCGCGTCGTCGACGAGCGGATGAACACCCTCTTCGACGCCCTGATCGAGCGCTACCGCCCCCGCCCGCTCTGACCCCTTCGCCGGTCGAGCAGCCCCGCACTGCCTGTCGGTCGAGTAGCCCCGAAGGGGCGTATCGAGACCCACCGTCACCAGCACGGTGGGCGGAACCGGATCTCGATACGCCCGCTCCGCGGGCTGCTCGATCAGCAAGGGCATTCCCCCAAATCCTCAGCACGGCGGCCCTTGCAGAGTCCCCTCCGACGTTCTCATCGACTGACGCGGACGCAGAACATCAGCCAGGAGTCCGTCTCATCGCCCATCAGCGATGACAAGCGCTTCCAGCCGATGCTCTGCCCGCGGCCGCGCAGAACATCTGCTGAGAAGGGGGTCCCTCGGCTGCCCCTGCTGCTCGAGCACCCGCCCAGCGGCCCTTGCATGCTGGTCGGGCGGCCGCGCAGCGACCCCTGCATGCTGGTCGAGTAGCCCCGCAGGGGCGTATCGAGACCCGCCGTCATCAGCACGTCGGGCGGAGCCGGATCTCGATACGCCCGCTCCGCCCGCTGCTCGATCAGCAGCGCCGCCCGGATCCCGAGCTCGTCGATCCACTGGCCCGCGGACCCTCCGCGCACCTAGGTTGGGGGCACCTGCTCCACTCCGCATCGAGTTCCAACGGAGGAACGACATGGCCACGACTTCAGGTCTTCGACGGATCGCGCTCGCGGTCGCCGCGATCGTCTCGCTCGGAGTGGCGGGGGCCGCGCCGGCCGCCGCCCTCGACGCCGCCGACCTCCCGAAGGTCGGGTCCCTGTCGCCCGGGGCCCTCCGCGACCTGCTCGGCGGCCCCCTCGGCGGCCCGGTCGTCTCGCCGTCCACCTCGGTCGGCTCCGGCGGCGCGGTCTCGTCGGTGGACGCCTACGCCAGCCGGGTGGGACTCGAGGTGCTCAAGCGCGGCGGGAACGCCGCCGACGCCGCCGTCGCGACGGCCTCCGCGCTCGGCGTCACCGAGCCCTACAGCGCCGGGATCGGCGGTGGCGGCTACTTCGTCTACTTCGACGCGGCCTCCGGGAAGGTGAGCACCATCGACGGCCGCGAGACCGCCCCGGCCGGCATCCAGCCGGACGCCTTCCTCGACCCCGCGACCGGCGCGCCCTACCCCTTCACCCCCGACCTCGTGTCCTCCGGTGTCGCCGTCGGAGTCCCCGGCACCGTCGCGACCTGGGACACCGCCGTCGACCGCTTCGGCACCCTGCCGCTCCCGGTCGTGCTGGCGCCGTCGATCGCGCTCGCCGCGAAGGGCTTCCCGGTCGACGAGACCTTCCGCAGCCAGACCCTCGACAACCTCGAGCGGTTCCAGGCGTTCCCGGACACGGCGGAGCTGTTCCTCCCCGGCGGCGACGCCCCGGCGGTCGGCAGCACCTTCCGCAACCCCG
Coding sequences:
- a CDS encoding carboxypeptidase-like regulatory domain-containing protein, whose translation is MSLLPRAAARRTLALAAAVLVAGSALATPAFAEETDGPAVITGRVLFEGSPDAPPAAGTGVLLLPVSTGEVQAGVSTTTAADGSFTATVEPGVGYFVAATVEDGLHVPRDLGATGRFTPGTVVSADAGETLVLPSYVVPLGATISGHVVTDDGAPVPVSAYQGPLVGYTDSVTDGNGDYTVRGLDPDLGTSFTVAFGSDGDGGAQEWWRDSPTQDGAEPIVITSLDQAVTGIDADLRTPRANPLDAAPCLDRSTLTLAKATAAARAYLRSHPDLDALSTLTRADVKQYLARCA
- a CDS encoding SDR family NAD(P)-dependent oxidoreductase, which produces MNARQVWMITGAGRGLGRALTLAALAEGHAVVATVRGEHALPVHERLHVLRLDVRDRAAARAAVAAVVARLGRLDVLVNNAGYGLVGAAEEVAEGEVRDLLDTDLLGPLWLSQAAVPVMRSQGGGHIVQISTVGAVGTVPMLGLYNAAKWGLEGWTEAMAAEVAAFGVRTTIVEPGAIDTEWAAGSMRFATPVPEYDELRAGLFGTAEVPWPSDGTGGGASPATIAAAVLAHVADPADHRLRLLVGDDAPGQVRAALDRRIEDYRLDPRWPATT
- a CDS encoding TetR/AcrR family transcriptional regulator; amino-acid sequence: MASTRTRTRVHDAVLALVADVGFTGLTMEGIAGRAGVGKQTLYRTWPSTAAIVFDALLARSETPEGVVAVPDSGDLRSDLLLLVQETVAELTAPGTEPLLRAVTAAIQTDVGLARQYRERLLEPQTAAVAQRFERGGAPDPVAAAELLLGPVLHRWLLRSGAFTPEWAEGHVDRVLLGVRPGGTVPA
- a CDS encoding LysE family translocator; the protein is MISPEHFLAFALASVALIVIPGPSVLFTISRSIAYGRRAGVLSLVGNALGIMPAILAVAFGIGAVVAASVVAFTVLKLAGAAYLVWLGVQAIRHRHARAGTSATAPASSWTLLRQGFVVGLTNPKTIAFFVAVLPQFVDPAAGPVWAQLLLLGFTFQGLALLCDSVWALAAGTARSWFASSPKRLSTLTGTGGVLMIGLGGTLALTGSKS
- a CDS encoding class I SAM-dependent methyltransferase → MASDVAGAYGRRAAEYAAQLGSMAAVHPSDERLVTAWAATVDGPLLDAGCGPGHWTAHLAERGHDARGVDRVGAFVDHARAVHPGVPFAVGDLDALTDPDGTYGGVLAWYSLVHHEPGTLRRALDEFARVLRPDGRLLVGFFLGRDLEPFDHAVVTAYRWPPDLLARELEAAGFEVLETHTRTGAAPTPRPHAAILARLRRSALRAGEGEGAAEADHQDAAGAGEGGQPLR
- a CDS encoding NAD-dependent epimerase/dehydratase family protein translates to MSLSVLFLGGTGIISSEGVRRALAVGHDVTVLNRGRTSIRPLPEGVRTLTADVRDADAVRVALGDERFDAVVEFAAFTPEHVQQDIDLFAGRTGQYVFISSASAYQKPPSHLPVTESTPLRNPYWTYSQDKIACEDLLVAEYRRTGFPVTIVRPSHTYDRTALPVDGGWTVIDRMRRGLEVVVPGDGTSLWALTHSSDVAVGLVGLLGATAAIGEAFHITGDETPTWDRIHHDLAAAAGADARIVHIASDAIAAADPELGAGIIGDKAHSMVFDNTKIRSLVPAFSPVVRFSDGAREIVAWYDADASRRVVDERMNTLFDALIERYRPRPL